Proteins encoded by one window of Brevibacterium atlanticum:
- a CDS encoding TetR/AcrR family transcriptional regulator: protein MASDTPRHPRGSSDPRSRGRAPHSPRSAEADPRATESDPRAARAARIQRSTQARKAGQSRRAAAQARGAAARARGADRADLRRRGGGRQSRARASLSLDQIIEAAIATLDAVGAEKVTLRGLAAQLDSGVASLYWYASGKDELMAIVADELLGRALDDADELIDAGEATPPMFAEYPGIDIAESTSTATAEALADIRRLVLCLFVQMIEHRWLAGQLIKAGPDEPNSLTYWERIGQALQRTELDLTTQFHASLAVVNYASGMGAEVSQGAIDRDAMDDADAEFAEQIDRWSSFDEQEFPFVHSVLGEFAKFDAKSEFIVGLHLVLSGIERLTWDRAAGDIRPCSARADRDSDNYHFPPPT, encoded by the coding sequence ATGGCTTCTGACACACCCCGGCATCCGCGCGGCAGCTCGGACCCGCGCTCGCGTGGTCGCGCCCCGCATTCTCCCCGATCCGCCGAGGCGGATCCTCGAGCGACCGAATCCGATCCCCGAGCCGCCCGAGCGGCGCGGATCCAACGATCGACTCAAGCCCGGAAAGCGGGGCAGTCTCGCCGAGCAGCGGCCCAGGCCCGCGGAGCGGCAGCTCGAGCGCGCGGGGCCGACCGCGCGGATCTCCGTCGCCGAGGCGGCGGCAGGCAGTCCCGTGCGCGGGCTTCGCTCTCACTCGACCAGATCATCGAAGCAGCGATCGCCACGCTCGATGCCGTCGGCGCGGAGAAGGTGACCCTCCGTGGGCTGGCTGCCCAGCTCGACAGCGGCGTGGCCAGCCTCTATTGGTACGCCTCAGGCAAGGACGAGCTCATGGCGATCGTCGCCGACGAACTCCTCGGGCGCGCCCTCGACGATGCCGACGAGCTCATCGATGCCGGTGAGGCGACTCCGCCGATGTTCGCCGAATACCCGGGAATCGATATAGCAGAGTCGACGAGCACGGCCACGGCCGAGGCGCTGGCCGACATCCGCCGTCTCGTCCTCTGCCTGTTCGTTCAGATGATCGAGCATCGCTGGCTCGCCGGACAGCTCATCAAGGCGGGTCCGGACGAACCGAACTCGCTGACCTATTGGGAGCGGATCGGCCAGGCGCTCCAGCGCACCGAGCTCGACCTCACAACTCAGTTCCACGCTTCGCTGGCCGTGGTCAACTACGCCTCAGGCATGGGCGCGGAGGTCTCCCAGGGGGCGATCGACAGAGACGCGATGGACGATGCCGATGCCGAATTCGCCGAGCAGATCGACCGCTGGTCGAGCTTCGATGAGCAGGAGTTCCCCTTCGTCCACTCCGTCCTCGGCGAGTTCGCGAAGTTCGATGCGAAGTCCGAGTTCATCGTCGGACTCCACCTCGTCCTCTCCGGCATCGAACGGCTCACCTGGGACCGAGCCGCTGGGGATATTCGTCCGTGCAGCGCCCGAGCGGATCGAGATTCGGACAATTACCATTTTCCGCCGCCGACGTAA
- a CDS encoding alanine/glycine:cation symporter family protein, with product MEMLQSAFDSVSTVSSYVLVAVLIPTGLYFTIRTGAVQVRLLPEMFRTLVEPGGRDAEGNRNISPFRAFSISAASRVGTANIAGVALAISLGGPGAMFWMWLTAIVGGATAFAESALGQLYKLKDGPNFRGGPAYYIKHGLNMKWLGLVFAVIVAITYGIVFNSVQSNSIVDAVGASLNVDSSNGAFAAIAGAIIAVAAFAIFAGGAKRISNISAYLVPFMAGIYLIVGIIVVVMNIGTVPTMIATIFSEAFSVHSVAGGTIGSVMLLGIQRGLFSNEAGIGSVPNAAATASASHPAKQGFVQALGVYFDTILVCSITAFIILLSNPEYGSSAEGIQLTQTALSGQLGQWAIHFLTVAIFLFAFSSILGNYYYGEANIEHLTTSKVALRIYQVIVMAAVFVGAIAALDLVWTAADIFMAIMALINLFALLLLSPLVFSLLKNYQKQRRAGEEPIFRRGDLPTFKRINTEVDAWDGTDEVTTAKFWRDRGKKVRSDADDAARAE from the coding sequence TTGGAGATGCTCCAGAGTGCGTTCGACAGCGTGAGCACTGTCTCGTCATATGTCCTCGTGGCGGTACTCATCCCCACGGGCCTGTATTTCACGATCCGCACGGGAGCAGTCCAGGTGCGGCTGCTGCCGGAGATGTTCCGCACGCTGGTGGAGCCGGGCGGACGGGATGCCGAAGGCAACCGGAACATCTCGCCGTTCCGAGCCTTCTCGATCTCGGCGGCTTCCCGCGTGGGCACTGCAAATATCGCGGGCGTGGCGTTGGCCATTTCGCTCGGTGGTCCTGGTGCGATGTTCTGGATGTGGCTGACGGCGATCGTCGGCGGCGCCACCGCTTTCGCCGAGTCGGCTCTCGGCCAGCTCTACAAACTCAAGGACGGCCCGAACTTCCGCGGCGGTCCGGCGTATTACATCAAGCACGGGCTGAACATGAAATGGCTCGGACTCGTCTTCGCCGTCATCGTCGCGATCACCTATGGCATCGTGTTCAACTCGGTGCAGTCGAATTCGATCGTCGACGCGGTCGGGGCATCGCTGAACGTCGACTCCTCGAACGGGGCCTTCGCCGCGATCGCCGGTGCGATCATCGCCGTGGCCGCCTTCGCGATCTTCGCCGGCGGTGCCAAACGCATCTCGAACATCTCCGCCTACCTCGTGCCGTTCATGGCCGGCATCTACCTCATCGTCGGCATCATCGTCGTGGTGATGAATATCGGCACCGTTCCCACGATGATCGCGACGATCTTCTCCGAGGCGTTCAGTGTGCATTCGGTCGCCGGCGGCACCATCGGTTCGGTCATGCTCCTCGGCATTCAGCGCGGGTTGTTCTCGAACGAGGCGGGCATCGGTTCGGTGCCGAATGCGGCGGCGACGGCATCGGCCTCGCACCCGGCCAAGCAGGGGTTCGTGCAGGCGCTCGGCGTGTACTTCGATACGATCCTCGTCTGCTCGATCACCGCATTCATCATCCTGCTTTCGAACCCCGAGTACGGCAGTTCCGCCGAGGGCATCCAGCTCACGCAGACGGCGCTGAGCGGCCAGCTCGGGCAGTGGGCGATCCACTTCCTGACCGTGGCGATCTTCCTCTTCGCATTCTCGTCGATCCTCGGCAATTACTATTATGGCGAGGCGAACATCGAGCATCTGACGACGAGCAAGGTCGCGCTGCGCATCTACCAGGTGATCGTCATGGCGGCCGTGTTCGTCGGTGCGATCGCCGCGTTGGATCTTGTGTGGACCGCCGCCGATATCTTCATGGCGATCATGGCGCTCATCAACCTCTTCGCTCTGCTGTTGCTGTCGCCGCTGGTGTTCTCGCTGCTGAAGAACTACCAGAAGCAGCGTCGCGCCGGCGAGGAGCCGATCTTCCGCCGTGGAGATCTGCCGACGTTCAAACGCATCAACACCGAGGTCGACGCTTGGGACGGCACCGACGAGGTGACCACCGCGAAGTTCTGGCGCGACCGCGGGAAGAAGGTGCGTTCCGACGCTGACGACGCTGCCCGCGCCGAGTGA
- a CDS encoding glycerophosphodiester phosphodiesterase produces MPITLITPTAGPAPQRPADLADPSRHRVPPLVIAHRGASEDWPENTIPAFMAGIDQGADMIETDVHMSADGELIIMHDTTVDRTTDARTLYPGRTDRSIAAMNAAQIATLDAGRWKGEQFAGIGVPRLAEVLTLVHDTRTGLLLEVKHPERYPGIAEAIVESLRAVPNYLERALAAGMLVVQSANWAFISEFHGLAPEIPVGILGRPCPDELQDFADWVDQINPEFRAADEDFVTAVHELGMSSLVWTVDDLGEMERAIDVGADGIITNTPDRLVEIVEAL; encoded by the coding sequence ATGCCCATCACCCTCATCACCCCCACCGCCGGACCCGCCCCGCAGCGACCCGCCGACCTGGCCGATCCCTCTCGTCACCGTGTCCCGCCCCTGGTCATCGCGCATCGCGGAGCGTCCGAAGACTGGCCGGAGAACACCATCCCCGCGTTCATGGCCGGCATCGACCAAGGCGCGGACATGATCGAGACCGATGTGCACATGAGCGCCGACGGTGAACTCATCATCATGCACGACACCACCGTCGACCGCACCACCGACGCCCGCACGCTCTACCCCGGCCGCACCGACCGGTCGATCGCGGCCATGAACGCCGCCCAGATCGCCACCCTCGATGCCGGGCGATGGAAGGGTGAGCAGTTCGCCGGAATCGGTGTGCCCCGCCTCGCCGAGGTGCTCACCCTCGTCCACGACACCCGCACCGGCCTGCTGCTCGAGGTCAAACACCCCGAACGCTATCCCGGAATCGCCGAGGCGATCGTCGAGTCCCTGCGCGCCGTGCCCAACTATCTGGAGCGGGCATTGGCCGCTGGCATGCTCGTCGTCCAGTCCGCGAACTGGGCATTCATCAGCGAATTCCACGGGCTCGCACCCGAGATCCCCGTCGGCATCCTCGGCCGACCGTGCCCTGACGAACTCCAGGACTTCGCCGACTGGGTCGACCAGATCAACCCCGAATTCCGCGCCGCCGACGAGGACTTCGTCACCGCCGTCCACGAACTCGGAATGTCGAGTCTCGTGTGGACGGTCGACGACCTCGGCGAGATGGAGCGCGCCATCGACGTCGGAGCCGACGGCATCATCACGAACACCCCCGACCGCCTCGTCGAAATCGTCGAAGCGCTCTAG
- a CDS encoding thioredoxin domain-containing protein has protein sequence MPNELAASTSPYLRAHADNPVDWRMWSQDSLAEAARRDVPLLISIGYSTCHWCHVMAHESFEDEAVATLMNERFVPIKIDREELPDIDAYYMNALQAMTGQGGWPMTIFATPTGSPFYAGTYFPSAPRGNLPAFTQVLTAVSQTWTDRRPEVDQMTKRMDRGLAEMADAVTSALPAEAAAESLSPDELDSAAAALLDSYDPAWGGFGAAPKFPPMMNVLQLLAAFVRLGGTTSANGAGGDATAVSSVEDGATSANESSKGTDVHPVDRVRSEGRLGWLGADGHLSGELVLDCLIAVRSTLARIASGGMRDQVRGGIARYSVDRQWFVPHFEKMLYDNALYLRAVVAWAKVERALDPASKWLALAEREIAETADFLIDDLSTDDGLIAALDADSLNAAGVSEEGAAYVFTPEDFAEAGQAGLLGLVDPPAGAELSGQVVAAVRIIDWLGMEDVPFDAEHPAPWNIADTRHQREILDEIRARRAQPARDEKIITEWNSLGVTSLAEAALYMGASAEDSSGADGAAESSGTADGAAEAERWGRTALRFWTAMHARFDGAGDEGAGGDGTGDEVTVAEGGADLNGSGAKEFDLRRSFTDGRAGPGRGGLADWAQFITAGITVRQLRGGAASVPVGFLAEATAQMLDLFTAGEPDDMLEVVDSLGDGIIDVKSADPVDNTVPSGRSAAAEAVLLLAELGAEAGGADAATGAAGGGVAGDDGAGDGIVGSGGVVPVSTGRLLEVRDRLLGVYRALAGQAPRGCGHALWQAERALGPVRVATRETELRQAAVRHPSVTLLTDSTGVPGPDGGEMDVPAGTAIVCRGTQCSLPVGTVAELSALLDG, from the coding sequence ATGCCGAATGAACTCGCCGCTTCGACCAGCCCGTACCTGCGCGCTCATGCCGACAATCCCGTGGACTGGCGGATGTGGTCGCAGGATTCCCTCGCCGAGGCGGCTCGCCGTGACGTGCCCCTCCTCATCTCGATCGGCTACTCCACCTGCCACTGGTGCCATGTCATGGCGCACGAATCCTTCGAAGACGAGGCGGTCGCGACACTGATGAACGAACGCTTCGTGCCGATCAAGATCGATCGCGAGGAGCTGCCGGACATCGACGCCTACTACATGAACGCGCTGCAGGCGATGACCGGGCAGGGCGGCTGGCCGATGACGATCTTCGCGACCCCGACGGGCAGTCCTTTCTATGCGGGCACCTACTTCCCGTCCGCTCCACGCGGGAACCTGCCCGCATTCACCCAGGTGCTCACTGCTGTCTCGCAGACGTGGACCGATCGCCGCCCCGAAGTCGACCAGATGACCAAGCGCATGGACCGCGGGCTCGCCGAGATGGCCGATGCCGTGACGAGCGCCCTCCCCGCCGAGGCGGCTGCTGAGTCGCTGAGCCCCGACGAGCTCGATTCCGCCGCCGCGGCCCTCCTCGATTCCTACGATCCGGCCTGGGGCGGGTTCGGTGCGGCGCCGAAGTTCCCGCCGATGATGAACGTGCTGCAGCTCTTGGCGGCGTTCGTGCGATTGGGCGGGACCACCTCGGCGAATGGGGCAGGCGGCGACGCGACCGCGGTGAGTTCTGTGGAGGACGGGGCCACCTCGGCGAATGAGTCGTCGAAGGGGACGGACGTTCACCCCGTGGATCGGGTGCGGTCCGAAGGGCGGTTGGGCTGGCTCGGTGCCGACGGGCACCTGAGCGGCGAACTCGTCCTCGACTGCCTCATCGCGGTCCGCAGTACGCTCGCGAGAATCGCCTCGGGTGGCATGCGTGACCAGGTGCGCGGAGGTATCGCCCGCTACAGCGTCGACCGGCAGTGGTTCGTGCCGCACTTCGAGAAGATGCTCTACGACAATGCTCTCTATCTGCGCGCGGTGGTCGCGTGGGCGAAGGTCGAACGCGCTCTGGACCCGGCGTCGAAATGGCTGGCGCTGGCTGAGCGGGAGATCGCCGAAACCGCGGACTTCCTCATCGACGACCTGTCGACAGACGACGGGCTCATCGCCGCACTCGACGCCGATTCGCTCAACGCTGCCGGGGTCTCCGAGGAGGGGGCGGCGTATGTGTTCACGCCCGAAGATTTCGCCGAAGCCGGGCAGGCGGGTCTGCTCGGGCTCGTCGATCCGCCGGCCGGCGCGGAGCTGTCGGGTCAGGTGGTCGCGGCCGTGCGCATCATCGACTGGCTGGGCATGGAGGATGTGCCCTTCGACGCCGAGCACCCCGCACCGTGGAACATCGCCGACACCCGGCACCAACGTGAGATCCTCGACGAGATCCGGGCTCGGCGCGCACAGCCGGCCCGCGACGAGAAGATCATCACCGAGTGGAACTCCCTCGGCGTCACCTCACTCGCCGAGGCGGCCCTGTACATGGGTGCGAGTGCAGAGGATTCGAGTGGTGCGGACGGTGCCGCCGAGAGTTCGGGGACAGCTGATGGTGCCGCCGAAGCGGAGCGGTGGGGGAGAACCGCGCTGCGGTTCTGGACGGCGATGCATGCGCGCTTCGACGGTGCGGGTGACGAAGGCGCAGGTGGCGATGGTACGGGCGACGAAGTCACGGTTGCCGAAGGAGGAGCGGATCTGAACGGCAGTGGTGCGAAGGAATTCGACCTGCGGCGCAGCTTCACCGACGGGAGGGCCGGACCCGGGCGCGGGGGACTGGCCGACTGGGCGCAATTCATCACCGCTGGAATCACGGTTCGGCAGCTGCGGGGCGGGGCCGCCTCGGTGCCGGTGGGATTTCTGGCTGAGGCGACCGCGCAGATGCTCGACCTCTTCACCGCGGGCGAGCCGGATGACATGCTCGAGGTCGTCGATTCGCTCGGTGACGGGATCATCGATGTGAAGTCAGCGGACCCGGTGGACAACACGGTGCCCTCTGGCCGGTCGGCCGCGGCCGAGGCGGTGCTGCTGCTCGCCGAACTCGGCGCCGAAGCAGGCGGGGCCGATGCTGCGACAGGCGCTGCGGGTGGCGGTGTGGCCGGTGACGACGGTGCCGGTGACGGCATCGTCGGGTCAGGCGGGGTTGTGCCGGTGAGCACCGGTCGGCTGCTCGAGGTGCGCGACCGGCTGCTCGGTGTCTATCGGGCGCTCGCCGGACAGGCTCCGCGCGGCTGCGGACACGCACTCTGGCAAGCCGAGCGGGCGCTGGGTCCCGTGCGAGTCGCGACCCGCGAGACGGAACTGCGACAAGCTGCCGTTCGGCACCCATCCGTGACTCTGCTGACGGACTCGACCGGGGTGCCGGGGCCGGATGGCGGCGAGATGGACGTCCCCGCGGGGACGGCGATCGTCTGCCGAGGTACGCAATGCTCCCTGCCGGTCGGAACGGTCGCCGAGCTTTCGGCGCTGCTGGACGGGTAG
- a CDS encoding SDR family NAD(P)-dependent oxidoreductase, which translates to MTTEFAPHVLVTGAASGIGKEIAHQYADQSVQLTIVDFDAEALTVVADDLRRSGSVVNTIMCDLRRPEAPASVIDSAFSHGDVHVLINSAGIYPAVPLLDITAEVWDAVQSINVRTPQLLTVEFAKRVRHLANELPIGYPSVVNISSGAALRARPGAAPYTTSKAALEMVTRASALELGPQGIRVNAVAPGFVVVDSDLNRLSDDYVEKVSANPLGRKGRPDDIARAVLWLASPEAEWITGEILRVDGGSAAGALNLPIHWPETRTEIDTPAPDAQYPHQ; encoded by the coding sequence ATGACAACGGAATTCGCTCCTCACGTCCTCGTCACTGGCGCTGCGAGCGGCATCGGCAAAGAAATCGCACATCAATACGCCGACCAAAGCGTCCAACTCACCATCGTCGACTTTGATGCCGAGGCACTCACCGTAGTTGCCGACGACCTCCGCCGAAGCGGTTCCGTCGTTAATACGATCATGTGCGACTTGCGCCGACCGGAGGCACCGGCCTCCGTGATCGATTCAGCCTTTTCCCACGGTGACGTCCATGTCCTCATCAACTCCGCGGGCATATATCCTGCCGTCCCTCTGCTCGACATCACTGCTGAGGTCTGGGATGCAGTTCAGTCGATCAATGTGCGGACGCCGCAGCTGTTGACAGTGGAATTCGCCAAACGAGTCCGTCACCTCGCCAACGAGTTGCCGATCGGATACCCGTCCGTCGTCAACATCTCCTCGGGCGCGGCGCTGCGAGCCCGTCCCGGTGCTGCACCGTACACGACCTCGAAGGCCGCATTGGAAATGGTTACGCGAGCCAGCGCATTAGAACTGGGGCCGCAGGGGATAAGGGTCAACGCGGTGGCACCCGGTTTCGTCGTCGTTGACAGCGACCTCAATCGTCTCAGCGACGACTATGTGGAGAAGGTGTCGGCCAATCCTCTCGGGCGCAAGGGTCGACCTGACGACATTGCTCGTGCCGTCCTCTGGCTCGCTTCCCCCGAGGCCGAATGGATCACCGGTGAAATATTGAGAGTCGACGGCGGCTCCGCCGCCGGAGCGCTCAATCTTCCGATTCATTGGCCCGAGACGCGCACCGAGATCGATACGCCGGCACCAGACGCTCAATACCCGCACCAATGA
- a CDS encoding MFS transporter, giving the protein MSSEAHQTHLSHDTKLSKKGRKALLAGAVGNTVEWVDWAIYTTFSSVFAVHFFPGDDPAAALLATLAVFAVGFIMRPIGAAVLGNYADRHGRKKGMALTIGLMAGASLLIAITPDYSMIGLAAPIILVLARMLQGFSAGGEFGASSAFMVEAAAPKRRAFAGSWQQVSVGAGGLIAAGIGAVITSALDSDALDSWGWRLAFALGALLGLFGLWLRSNVAESESFEATKAARENEPTQKRSYLTMFIKHPGAVARVFGITIAGTLLYYIWVSYLPTYAHVATGLPLNQALTANFISIGYFICLLPFVGILSDRIGRKPTMSAFAGGFLILAFPLLNFLDNNFWVFLAVEIVGMTLLLGYSANCAVIMAEQFPPEVRATGIGLPYALAVAVFGGTAPYIITWMNDVGIGDKVWIYCAIAAAVGLAVYLTMPETKGKKIE; this is encoded by the coding sequence ATGTCCTCTGAAGCACATCAGACACACCTGTCCCACGACACGAAACTGTCGAAGAAAGGTCGAAAAGCGCTGCTCGCCGGCGCCGTCGGCAACACGGTCGAATGGGTCGACTGGGCCATCTACACAACATTCTCCTCAGTCTTCGCTGTTCATTTCTTCCCCGGCGATGACCCAGCAGCGGCGCTGCTCGCCACGCTCGCTGTCTTCGCCGTCGGCTTCATCATGCGGCCGATCGGCGCCGCGGTCCTCGGGAACTATGCCGACCGTCACGGCCGAAAGAAGGGAATGGCACTGACCATCGGCCTGATGGCCGGTGCCTCACTTCTCATCGCAATCACCCCTGACTATTCGATGATCGGCCTCGCCGCTCCGATCATCCTGGTGTTGGCCCGCATGCTCCAAGGCTTCTCCGCCGGTGGTGAGTTCGGAGCATCCTCGGCTTTCATGGTTGAGGCCGCAGCCCCCAAGCGCCGCGCATTCGCCGGGTCCTGGCAACAGGTCTCCGTCGGAGCCGGGGGACTCATCGCTGCCGGCATCGGTGCAGTCATCACCTCGGCACTCGACTCCGATGCCCTCGATTCCTGGGGCTGGCGATTGGCCTTCGCGCTCGGAGCGCTGCTGGGACTATTCGGACTGTGGCTGCGATCGAATGTCGCTGAATCCGAGTCGTTCGAAGCCACCAAGGCCGCTCGCGAAAACGAACCGACGCAGAAGCGCTCCTACCTCACGATGTTCATCAAGCATCCCGGTGCCGTCGCTCGAGTCTTCGGCATCACCATCGCCGGAACCCTGCTGTACTACATTTGGGTCTCCTACCTGCCAACATACGCCCATGTCGCCACCGGCCTCCCGCTCAACCAGGCTCTGACCGCCAACTTCATCTCGATCGGGTACTTCATCTGCCTGCTGCCGTTCGTCGGCATTCTCTCCGACCGGATCGGGCGCAAACCGACGATGTCCGCTTTCGCCGGTGGCTTCCTCATCCTCGCGTTCCCGCTCCTCAACTTCCTCGACAATAACTTCTGGGTCTTCCTCGCCGTCGAAATCGTCGGCATGACTCTGCTGCTCGGCTACTCTGCCAACTGCGCAGTGATCATGGCCGAGCAGTTTCCTCCGGAAGTACGCGCGACCGGCATCGGACTCCCCTACGCTCTGGCTGTGGCCGTCTTCGGCGGGACCGCTCCGTACATCATCACGTGGATGAACGACGTCGGAATCGGCGACAAAGTGTGGATCTACTGCGCCATAGCGGCTGCAGTCGGTCTGGCCGTCTATCTCACTATGCCGGAGACCAAGGGAAAGAAGATCGAATGA
- a CDS encoding Lrp/AsnC family transcriptional regulator, with protein sequence MNTNTLEREVLDPVDRAIVDALHRDGRAPWSRVAEQVGVSAVTVRRRYESLHSRGLIRVIGATDVVRLGLGTPIYMRISNAHGDLDVLIPRLRERIEVRSFHTLLGSVDIAAEMVLPPDADYSRIVSEITEGTSASVESLLLTHAFASGQDWAPPFESKEPTRLAPVKPEPAPHLDLSQSEVKVLGMLMHDGRTSLGDLAASIGKSENTAARTIEQLKEHGVLDFRILVEPELLGFNTEFHLWLVVEPQHLRQTALTLAEHPSTKYLTATTGNCSLAGQFIVRDRTQLFHYTTEVLGSLPGIRSAELSIQTATYKRVWTSIIAGKYATEGQPLDPLEYLRPRP encoded by the coding sequence GTGAACACGAACACACTGGAACGCGAAGTCTTGGATCCCGTAGACCGCGCAATCGTCGATGCACTGCATCGTGACGGACGCGCACCGTGGTCGAGGGTCGCCGAGCAAGTCGGTGTTTCTGCTGTCACTGTCCGCCGTCGATATGAGAGCCTGCACAGCCGAGGACTGATTCGTGTCATCGGTGCCACGGACGTCGTCCGACTCGGTTTGGGAACTCCGATCTATATGCGCATCTCGAATGCACATGGCGACCTGGACGTGCTCATCCCCCGGCTGAGAGAGCGAATCGAAGTTCGCTCGTTCCACACACTCTTGGGCTCCGTCGACATCGCCGCGGAGATGGTTCTCCCTCCCGACGCGGACTACAGCCGAATCGTCTCTGAGATCACCGAGGGGACGTCGGCGTCGGTGGAAAGCTTGCTCCTCACACATGCTTTCGCCTCTGGGCAAGATTGGGCTCCTCCGTTCGAGTCAAAAGAGCCGACGCGTCTCGCTCCCGTCAAACCAGAGCCAGCACCTCACCTCGACCTCTCGCAGTCTGAGGTCAAGGTACTCGGCATGCTCATGCACGATGGGCGGACCTCGCTCGGTGACCTCGCAGCGTCGATCGGCAAGTCCGAAAACACCGCTGCCCGCACAATCGAACAGCTCAAAGAGCACGGGGTGCTCGATTTCCGGATTCTCGTCGAACCCGAGTTGCTTGGCTTCAACACCGAGTTCCACCTCTGGCTGGTTGTCGAACCTCAGCACCTCAGGCAGACCGCTCTCACGCTCGCGGAACATCCGTCCACGAAGTACCTCACCGCGACCACTGGCAACTGCAGTCTTGCCGGTCAGTTCATCGTCCGCGATCGCACCCAGCTGTTCCACTACACAACCGAAGTGCTCGGCTCACTGCCCGGGATCCGCAGTGCAGAACTCTCGATTCAAACGGCCACCTACAAGCGGGTGTGGACGTCGATCATCGCCGGTAAATATGCAACTGAGGGACAGCCGCTCGACCCGCTCGAGTACCTCCGACCGCGACCTTGA
- a CDS encoding polysaccharide deacetylase family protein: MSTQNPSSESASTEPWQWPQEQWRAEVNRVRAGRSLVHDDVMQRWPDQARCAVLIAYDSDHETPYLRDGQTSPGSLAQGEYGSRSAVPRILAMLARHEIPTSFYVPAVSALLHPHDIEGYVAGGHEVAVHGWIHERNTVLPYEAELDLIGRATDVLEQLSGARPTGIRTPSWDFSQSTLRVIRELGFEYDSSLMADDEPYELNAEGEPTGIIEIPVEWIRDDAPYFMMDRFGGLRPHLSPRDVERIWIDEFDAAYATGGVFELTLHPHISGHRSRLAMVDRLLAYIRTFDDIWFGTHAQLADHLKAKFALPAAN; encoded by the coding sequence ATGTCCACACAGAATCCGTCATCGGAATCCGCCAGCACCGAGCCGTGGCAGTGGCCGCAAGAACAATGGCGCGCGGAAGTGAATCGCGTACGCGCTGGCCGCAGTCTCGTGCACGACGATGTCATGCAACGTTGGCCAGACCAGGCTCGCTGTGCTGTCCTCATCGCCTACGACTCCGATCACGAAACACCATACCTGCGCGACGGGCAGACCTCACCGGGTTCCCTCGCTCAAGGCGAGTACGGAAGCCGAAGCGCTGTACCGAGGATCCTCGCGATGCTCGCACGGCACGAAATTCCCACCAGCTTCTATGTCCCCGCGGTTTCGGCCCTCCTCCACCCGCACGACATTGAGGGGTACGTTGCGGGCGGCCACGAAGTCGCCGTGCACGGGTGGATCCATGAACGCAACACCGTTCTTCCCTATGAAGCCGAGCTCGACCTCATCGGTCGTGCCACCGACGTGCTCGAACAGCTCAGCGGTGCTCGTCCGACCGGTATCCGCACGCCGTCCTGGGACTTCTCCCAATCAACATTGAGGGTCATCAGGGAGCTCGGGTTCGAGTATGACTCCTCCCTGATGGCCGACGACGAACCCTACGAGCTCAATGCCGAAGGCGAACCGACCGGGATCATAGAAATCCCTGTCGAATGGATCAGGGATGATGCCCCCTACTTCATGATGGACCGCTTCGGAGGCTTGCGCCCCCATCTCTCACCCCGCGATGTCGAGAGGATCTGGATCGACGAATTCGACGCCGCGTATGCCACCGGAGGAGTCTTCGAACTGACTCTCCACCCGCACATCAGCGGGCACCGCTCCCGACTTGCCATGGTCGACCGGCTCTTGGCCTACATCCGAACGTTCGACGATATCTGGTTCGGCACTCACGCCCAGCTCGCCGACCATCTGAAAGCCAAGTTCGCACTGCCCGCTGCGAACTGA